Proteins from a genomic interval of Tenacibaculum sp. SZ-18:
- a CDS encoding energy transducer TonB, translating to MFKQLILTIALVCALQVCAQTTKTCDKQEETVLDLNSITKCSIEKTDKNLKNSKVAVQVTSRRRVVRKRDEATGVMTNSYSHKLAKIKKKTEIVNSITVDKNTGMKVIPFNYVDEIPLFKNCESVAVYKQEKCFKSELATHIKKYLRYPENSYDKGIQGRVFVHFIIDREGNVDKMKIVPPYKGEELGKEAERIMKKLPKFKPGKQSGTPVTVKYGLPITFRIPGVKPSNIRKATRKEVVATVYDFSDVDKIPQFNVCDSAQDRSLDCFNKSLVNHIQDNFAYPTEAINKNVEGKVFVKFVVNTNGEVVNIEAKGPANGLDLEKAAKELVEKLPPFKAAEKAGKKVNIRYSFPVVFKLN from the coding sequence ATGTTTAAACAATTAATACTTACAATAGCACTTGTGTGTGCATTACAAGTATGTGCACAAACGACGAAGACTTGTGATAAACAAGAGGAAACTGTTCTAGATCTTAATAGTATTACTAAATGTTCAATAGAGAAGACTGATAAAAATTTGAAAAATTCTAAGGTCGCAGTTCAAGTAACCTCAAGAAGAAGAGTTGTAAGAAAAAGGGACGAAGCTACTGGTGTTATGACTAATAGCTATTCTCATAAACTTGCAAAAATTAAAAAGAAGACTGAAATAGTAAATAGTATAACCGTGGATAAAAACACAGGTATGAAAGTCATTCCTTTTAACTATGTAGATGAAATTCCATTATTTAAGAATTGTGAAAGTGTTGCTGTTTATAAACAAGAAAAATGTTTCAAATCAGAATTAGCGACCCATATTAAAAAATATCTTAGGTATCCAGAAAATTCATACGACAAAGGTATACAAGGAAGAGTTTTTGTACACTTCATTATTGATCGTGAAGGAAATGTGGATAAAATGAAAATAGTTCCTCCGTATAAAGGAGAGGAGTTGGGAAAAGAAGCTGAAAGAATTATGAAAAAGCTTCCGAAGTTTAAGCCAGGAAAACAATCAGGAACTCCAGTTACTGTTAAATATGGCTTGCCAATTACATTTAGAATACCTGGTGTAAAGCCATCAAATATTAGAAAAGCAACTAGAAAGGAAGTTGTAGCAACAGTATATGATTTTAGTGATGTAGATAAAATACCACAATTTAACGTTTGCGATTCAGCTCAAGACAGATCATTAGATTGTTTTAACAAAAGTTTGGTAAATCATATCCAAGACAATTTTGCTTATCCTACAGAAGCCATTAATAAAAATGTAGAAGGAAAAGTGTTCGTAAAATTTGTTGTGAATACCAACGGTGAAGTAGTAAACATTGAAGCTAAAGGTCCAGCCAACGGGTTAGATTTAGAAAAAGCGGCGAAAGAATTAGTCGAAAAATTACCACCGTTTAAAGCAGCTGAAAAAGCAGGTAAAAAAGTGAACATAAGATATTCTTTTCCCGTAGTGTTTAAATTAAATTAA
- a CDS encoding trimeric intracellular cation channel family protein has product MDIIYVIDILGTFSFAISGALVASKKEFDLFGVIILAFVTAVGGGMLRDILINSHPINWIGDLNYIYTIFIAVVCTFLFKSKIAPLRKTFFLFDTIGISVFTLLGLQKGLSLNLPAIVAIIMGMVSAVFGGVIRDVLSREIPLIFKKEIYASACLSGGLMYLFLRNLQISDDVNFIFSAVIIIIIRTVSVVYHLELPKIKDDIFGKKN; this is encoded by the coding sequence ATGGATATAATATATGTTATTGATATTCTAGGAACCTTCTCTTTCGCTATTAGTGGTGCTTTAGTTGCTTCTAAAAAGGAATTTGATTTATTTGGAGTAATAATTCTCGCATTTGTTACCGCTGTAGGAGGAGGAATGCTGAGGGATATTTTAATTAATTCTCATCCGATTAATTGGATCGGCGATCTTAATTATATCTATACCATTTTTATAGCTGTAGTTTGTACATTTTTATTTAAAAGTAAAATCGCTCCATTGAGAAAAACTTTCTTTTTATTTGATACTATAGGAATTAGCGTATTTACCTTGTTAGGCTTACAAAAAGGTTTAAGTTTAAACTTACCAGCTATTGTAGCGATTATTATGGGAATGGTTTCCGCTGTTTTCGGTGGTGTTATTCGTGATGTATTGTCCAGAGAGATACCACTAATTTTTAAAAAGGAAATTTATGCATCAGCTTGTTTATCAGGTGGATTGATGTATTTGTTTTTGAGAAACCTCCAAATTTCAGATGATGTAAATTTTATATTTTCTGCTGTTATAATAATTATCATTCGAACAGTTTCTGTAGTTTATCATTTAGAGCTTCCTAAAATTAAGGATGATATTTTTGGTAAGAAAAATTAA